A stretch of Physeter macrocephalus isolate SW-GA chromosome 6, ASM283717v5, whole genome shotgun sequence DNA encodes these proteins:
- the ATXN7L3B gene encoding ataxin-7-like protein 3B — MEEISLANLDTNKLEAIAQEIYVDLIEDSCLGFCFEVHRAVKCGYFYLEFAETGSVKDFGIQPVEDKGACRLPLCSLPGESGNGPDQQLQRSPPEFQ, encoded by the coding sequence ATGGAGGAAATTTCGTTGGCTAACCTGGATACTAACAAGCTAGAGGCCATCGCTCAGGAGATATACGTAGACCTAATAGAGGATTCCTGTTTGGGCTTCTGCTTTGAGGTGCACCGGGCAGTCAAGTGTGGCTACTTCTACCTGGAATTCGCAGAGACTGGTAGCGTGAAGGATTTTGGCATTCAGCCAGTGGAAGATAAAGGAGCGTGTCGCCTCCCGCTTTGCTCCCTTCCTGGAGAATCTGGGAATGGGCCTGATCAGCAGCTGCAACGCTCACCTCCGGAATTCCAGTAG